In a single window of the Notamacropus eugenii isolate mMacEug1 chromosome 4, mMacEug1.pri_v2, whole genome shotgun sequence genome:
- the LOC140500219 gene encoding myelin-oligodendrocyte glycoprotein-like, with protein sequence MTLGKNGPHCAWGRRNEYKFAWKGIHKGSLGSSLNKGDLVSFQGMMEILSPFGACLSNSFIAFFFLLMMPQMALGKFSVIGPAGSIEASLGGEAKLSCYLSPPLSAQHMEMVWLQSTKVVHLYRDGEDQFEDQASDYRGRTELVRDAITSGNITLKILDVRLLDAGKYMCLIADGFHQEQVDMELKVLGEELEPGLTCLCVYLIWSGGYFLPSSLIPAITKCPS encoded by the exons ATGACCCTTGGCAAAAATGGGCCTCATTGTGCATGGGGCAGAAGAAATGAATACAAGTTTGCGTGGAAGGGCATCCATAAGGGATCCTTAGGCTCCTCCCTCAATAAAGGAGATCTGGTATCATTTCAAG GTATGATGGAAATTCTCAGTCCTTTTGGAGCCTGTCTCTCTAATTCTTTCattgcctttttcttcctcctcatgaTGCCCCAAATGGCTTTAG GGAAGTTCTCAGTGATTGGACCTGCAGGATCTATCGAGGCCTCACTTGGGGGAGAGGCAAAGTTATCATGTTATTTGTCCCCACCTCTGAGTGCTCAGCACATGGAAATGGTCTGGTTGCAATCCACTAAAGTGGTACATCTCTATAGAGATGGAGAAGATCAGTTTGAAGACCAGGCCTCTGATTACCGAGGGAGAACAGAACTGGTGAGAGATGCTATCACAAGTGGGAATATCACCCTGAAGATACTGGATGTGAGACTCTTGGATGCAGGAAAGTACATGTGTCTCATTGCAGATGGTTTTCATCAAGAGCAAGTTGATATGGAGCTGAAGGTCTTAGGTGAAGAGCTGGAGCCTGGACtaacatgtttgtgtgtatatttgaTTTGGAGTGGGGGTTACTTCCTTCCTAGCTCTTTGATTCCTGCAATCACAAAATGTCCTAGTTGA